One Primulina huaijiensis isolate GDHJ02 chromosome 8, ASM1229523v2, whole genome shotgun sequence genomic region harbors:
- the LOC140983049 gene encoding uncharacterized protein isoform X3 yields MAKSDKKSAAKVDAAVIPAKPLKKATGKREAEEVVDKKNAKKQKELVEEKKIEIKTKKKIVKKKAETSSDEESSSESEKELKVKVSSKNGALKPDSGSEDSSGLEEDVSVPKKRPAVKNSHVAAAKKKDESIDESDSEDETSSDDDFDVPKKAPALHAKNVTVAAIKKEDKSIDDSDSEDETSSDEDVAEAKKAPAAQVKNVPVAAIKKKEKSSDYDDETSSDEDVPAVKKALTTLTKTAPAASATKKDESNDAEASKKTATKNVTKKKVESSENSESDDESSSTEDEAPKKAVSLKRTTTEASQAKKNASSEDDSSDEESDDEEPQKKKIKAPDTDVKMADAASAKANSGKGGSQIEKTPKTPITPKEQSRGSKTLFVGNLSYSIEQADVENFFKDAGEIVEVRFAMFPDNSFRGFGHVEFATAAEAEKALREMNGKELLGRPVKLDLARERGSFTPHSGEKDTNSFQKGGRAQGQTVFVRGFDKNGEEDQIRSSLEDHFGTCGEISRVSLPKDQEGGFKGMAYIDFTESDGFNKALELNGSDIGEYTLTVEEAKPRNDTSGGPRRGGRSGGGHSSGDRFGGRSGDRFGDSGRGGRFGNRGRSGGRFGDGNRGGRFSGGRATPNKPSMAAAGTGKKTTFKDDE; encoded by the exons ATGGCGAAATCTGATAAGAAGTCAGCCGCTAAG GTCGATGCTGCCGTTATTCCAGCCAAACCCTTGAAAAAA gCAACAGGAAAGCGAGAAGCTGAGGAAGTTGTAGATAAAAAGAACGCTAAGAAGCAGAAGGAGTTGGTGGAGGAAAAGAAGATTGAAATTAAGACTAAGAAGAAGATTGTCAAAAAGAAAGCCGAGACATCATCTGATGAAGAATCTTCTTCGGAGTCCGAGAAAGAACTGAAG GTTAAGGTATCTTCCAAGAATGGTGCCTTAAAACCGGACTCGGGATCTGAAGATAGTAGTGGTTTAGAGGAAGATGTCAGTGTACCTAAGAAGAGACCTGCAGTAAAAAATAGTCACGTGGCTGCTGCTAAGAAAAAAGACGAATCAATTGATGAGTCTGATTCTGAAGATGAAACTAGTTCTGACGATGATTTTGATGTGCCCAAGAAAGCCCCTGCACTTCATGCTAAAAATGTCACTGTTGCTGCTATCAAGAAGGAAGATAAATCTATTGATGATTCTGATTCCGAAGATGAAACTAGTTCTGATGAGGATGTTGCTGAGGCCAAGAAAGCTCCTGCGGCTCAGGTTAAAAATGTCCCTGTAGCTGCTatcaagaagaaagaaaaatcttCCGATTATGATGATGAAACTAGTTCTGATGAGGATGTTCCTGCTGTGAAGAAAGCCCTTACAACTCTCACCAAAACTGCCCCAGCAGCTTCTGCTACAAAGAAGGACGAGTCAAACGATGCTGAAGCTTCCAAGAAAACTGCAACTAAAAATGTGACCAAGAAGAAGGTTGAGTCAAGTGAGAATTCAGAATCAGATGATGAAAGCAGCAGCACTGAAGATGAG GCTCCTAAAAAAGCTGTTTCTTTGAAGAGAACCACTACAGAAGCAAGCCAG GCAAAGAAAAATGCTAGCTCTGAAGATGATAGTTCAGATGAGGAAAGTGATGATGAGGAGCCTCAAAAGAAGAAGATCAAAGCTCCA GATACTGATGTAAAAATGGCTGATGCTGCATCTGCAAAGGCGAATTCAGGGAAAGGAGGTTCGCAAATTGAAAAAACT CCCAAGACACCAATCACTCCGAAAGAGCAATCAAGAGGATCTAAAACCCTGTTTGTTGGGAATCTGTCTTACTCTATTGAGCAAGCTGATGT TGAGAATTTTTTCAAAGATGCTGGGGAAATTGTTGAGGTTCGCTTTGCCATGTTCCCCGACAATTCATTCAGGGGCTTTGGTCATGTTGAGTTTGCTACAGCAGCAGAAGCTGAGAAG GCCCTCCGCGAGATGAATGGGAAGGAGTTGCTGGGTCGTCCTGTGAAACTTGACCTTGCAAGGGAAAGGGGGTCCTTCACTCCGCATAGTGG TGAAAAGGATACGAATTCCTTCCAGAAGGGTGGTAGAGCTCAAGGACAAACAGTTTTTGTTCGTGGATTCGATAAAAACGGTGAAGAAGACCAG ATTAGGAGCtctttggaagatcattttggTACCTGTGGTGAAATTTCTAGAGTGTCTCTTCCTAAAGACCAAGAGGGTGGTTTTAAGGG GATGGCTTATATCGATTTTACTGAGAGTGATGGCTTCAACAAAGCTTTAGAATTGAATGGTTCTGATATTGGAGAGTACACTTTGACTGTGGAGGAGGCGAAGCCTAGAAATGACACCTCTGGTGGGCCCAGGCGTGGTGGGAGAAGTGGCGGCGGGCACAGCTCCGGTGATAGGTTCGGTGGCCGCTCTGGAGACCGCTTTGGCGATAGCGGTCGTGGTGGCCGGTTCGGAAACCGTGGTCGCTCTGGAGGTCGCTTTGGCGATGGTAATCGTGGTGGCAGATTTAGCGGAGGACGTGCAACTCCCAACAAGCCGAGCATGGCTGCGGCTGGAACTG GCAAGAAAACCACCTTCAAAGACGATGAGTAG
- the LOC140983049 gene encoding uncharacterized protein isoform X1 has product MAKSDKKSAAKVDAAVIPAKPLKKATGKREAEEVVDKKNAKKQKELVEEKKIEIKTKKKIVKKKAETSSDEESSSESEKELKVKVSSKNGALKPDSGSEDSSGLEEDVSVPKKRPAVKNSHVAAAKKKDESIDESDSEDETSSDDDFDVPKKAPALHAKNVTVAAIKKEDKSIDDSDSEDETSSDEDVAEAKKAPAAQVKNVPVAAIKKKEKSSDYDDETSSDEDVPAVKKALTTLTKTAPAASATKKDESNDAEASKKTATKNVTKKKVESSENSESDDESSSTEDEAPKKAVSLKRTTTEASQAKKNASSEDDSSDEESDDEEPQKKKIKAPVCLSDCVDTDVKMADAASAKANSGKGGSQIEKTPKTPITPKEQSRGSKTLFVGNLSYSIEQADVENFFKDAGEIVEVRFAMFPDNSFRGFGHVEFATAAEAEKALREMNGKELLGRPVKLDLARERGSFTPHSGEKDTNSFQKGGRAQGQTVFVRGFDKNGEEDQIRSSLEDHFGTCGEISRVSLPKDQEGGFKGMAYIDFTESDGFNKALELNGSDIGEYTLTVEEAKPRNDTSGGPRRGGRSGGGHSSGDRFGGRSGDRFGDSGRGGRFGNRGRSGGRFGDGNRGGRFSGGRATPNKPSMAAAGTGKKTTFKDDE; this is encoded by the exons ATGGCGAAATCTGATAAGAAGTCAGCCGCTAAG GTCGATGCTGCCGTTATTCCAGCCAAACCCTTGAAAAAA gCAACAGGAAAGCGAGAAGCTGAGGAAGTTGTAGATAAAAAGAACGCTAAGAAGCAGAAGGAGTTGGTGGAGGAAAAGAAGATTGAAATTAAGACTAAGAAGAAGATTGTCAAAAAGAAAGCCGAGACATCATCTGATGAAGAATCTTCTTCGGAGTCCGAGAAAGAACTGAAG GTTAAGGTATCTTCCAAGAATGGTGCCTTAAAACCGGACTCGGGATCTGAAGATAGTAGTGGTTTAGAGGAAGATGTCAGTGTACCTAAGAAGAGACCTGCAGTAAAAAATAGTCACGTGGCTGCTGCTAAGAAAAAAGACGAATCAATTGATGAGTCTGATTCTGAAGATGAAACTAGTTCTGACGATGATTTTGATGTGCCCAAGAAAGCCCCTGCACTTCATGCTAAAAATGTCACTGTTGCTGCTATCAAGAAGGAAGATAAATCTATTGATGATTCTGATTCCGAAGATGAAACTAGTTCTGATGAGGATGTTGCTGAGGCCAAGAAAGCTCCTGCGGCTCAGGTTAAAAATGTCCCTGTAGCTGCTatcaagaagaaagaaaaatcttCCGATTATGATGATGAAACTAGTTCTGATGAGGATGTTCCTGCTGTGAAGAAAGCCCTTACAACTCTCACCAAAACTGCCCCAGCAGCTTCTGCTACAAAGAAGGACGAGTCAAACGATGCTGAAGCTTCCAAGAAAACTGCAACTAAAAATGTGACCAAGAAGAAGGTTGAGTCAAGTGAGAATTCAGAATCAGATGATGAAAGCAGCAGCACTGAAGATGAG GCTCCTAAAAAAGCTGTTTCTTTGAAGAGAACCACTACAGAAGCAAGCCAG GCAAAGAAAAATGCTAGCTCTGAAGATGATAGTTCAGATGAGGAAAGTGATGATGAGGAGCCTCAAAAGAAGAAGATCAAAGCTCCAGTATGTTTAAGTGATTGtgt GGATACTGATGTAAAAATGGCTGATGCTGCATCTGCAAAGGCGAATTCAGGGAAAGGAGGTTCGCAAATTGAAAAAACT CCCAAGACACCAATCACTCCGAAAGAGCAATCAAGAGGATCTAAAACCCTGTTTGTTGGGAATCTGTCTTACTCTATTGAGCAAGCTGATGT TGAGAATTTTTTCAAAGATGCTGGGGAAATTGTTGAGGTTCGCTTTGCCATGTTCCCCGACAATTCATTCAGGGGCTTTGGTCATGTTGAGTTTGCTACAGCAGCAGAAGCTGAGAAG GCCCTCCGCGAGATGAATGGGAAGGAGTTGCTGGGTCGTCCTGTGAAACTTGACCTTGCAAGGGAAAGGGGGTCCTTCACTCCGCATAGTGG TGAAAAGGATACGAATTCCTTCCAGAAGGGTGGTAGAGCTCAAGGACAAACAGTTTTTGTTCGTGGATTCGATAAAAACGGTGAAGAAGACCAG ATTAGGAGCtctttggaagatcattttggTACCTGTGGTGAAATTTCTAGAGTGTCTCTTCCTAAAGACCAAGAGGGTGGTTTTAAGGG GATGGCTTATATCGATTTTACTGAGAGTGATGGCTTCAACAAAGCTTTAGAATTGAATGGTTCTGATATTGGAGAGTACACTTTGACTGTGGAGGAGGCGAAGCCTAGAAATGACACCTCTGGTGGGCCCAGGCGTGGTGGGAGAAGTGGCGGCGGGCACAGCTCCGGTGATAGGTTCGGTGGCCGCTCTGGAGACCGCTTTGGCGATAGCGGTCGTGGTGGCCGGTTCGGAAACCGTGGTCGCTCTGGAGGTCGCTTTGGCGATGGTAATCGTGGTGGCAGATTTAGCGGAGGACGTGCAACTCCCAACAAGCCGAGCATGGCTGCGGCTGGAACTG GCAAGAAAACCACCTTCAAAGACGATGAGTAG
- the LOC140983049 gene encoding uncharacterized protein isoform X2, which produces MAKSDKKSAAKVDAAVIPAKPLKKGKREAEEVVDKKNAKKQKELVEEKKIEIKTKKKIVKKKAETSSDEESSSESEKELKVKVSSKNGALKPDSGSEDSSGLEEDVSVPKKRPAVKNSHVAAAKKKDESIDESDSEDETSSDDDFDVPKKAPALHAKNVTVAAIKKEDKSIDDSDSEDETSSDEDVAEAKKAPAAQVKNVPVAAIKKKEKSSDYDDETSSDEDVPAVKKALTTLTKTAPAASATKKDESNDAEASKKTATKNVTKKKVESSENSESDDESSSTEDEAPKKAVSLKRTTTEASQAKKNASSEDDSSDEESDDEEPQKKKIKAPVCLSDCVDTDVKMADAASAKANSGKGGSQIEKTPKTPITPKEQSRGSKTLFVGNLSYSIEQADVENFFKDAGEIVEVRFAMFPDNSFRGFGHVEFATAAEAEKALREMNGKELLGRPVKLDLARERGSFTPHSGEKDTNSFQKGGRAQGQTVFVRGFDKNGEEDQIRSSLEDHFGTCGEISRVSLPKDQEGGFKGMAYIDFTESDGFNKALELNGSDIGEYTLTVEEAKPRNDTSGGPRRGGRSGGGHSSGDRFGGRSGDRFGDSGRGGRFGNRGRSGGRFGDGNRGGRFSGGRATPNKPSMAAAGTGKKTTFKDDE; this is translated from the exons ATGGCGAAATCTGATAAGAAGTCAGCCGCTAAG GTCGATGCTGCCGTTATTCCAGCCAAACCCTTGAAAAAAG GAAAGCGAGAAGCTGAGGAAGTTGTAGATAAAAAGAACGCTAAGAAGCAGAAGGAGTTGGTGGAGGAAAAGAAGATTGAAATTAAGACTAAGAAGAAGATTGTCAAAAAGAAAGCCGAGACATCATCTGATGAAGAATCTTCTTCGGAGTCCGAGAAAGAACTGAAG GTTAAGGTATCTTCCAAGAATGGTGCCTTAAAACCGGACTCGGGATCTGAAGATAGTAGTGGTTTAGAGGAAGATGTCAGTGTACCTAAGAAGAGACCTGCAGTAAAAAATAGTCACGTGGCTGCTGCTAAGAAAAAAGACGAATCAATTGATGAGTCTGATTCTGAAGATGAAACTAGTTCTGACGATGATTTTGATGTGCCCAAGAAAGCCCCTGCACTTCATGCTAAAAATGTCACTGTTGCTGCTATCAAGAAGGAAGATAAATCTATTGATGATTCTGATTCCGAAGATGAAACTAGTTCTGATGAGGATGTTGCTGAGGCCAAGAAAGCTCCTGCGGCTCAGGTTAAAAATGTCCCTGTAGCTGCTatcaagaagaaagaaaaatcttCCGATTATGATGATGAAACTAGTTCTGATGAGGATGTTCCTGCTGTGAAGAAAGCCCTTACAACTCTCACCAAAACTGCCCCAGCAGCTTCTGCTACAAAGAAGGACGAGTCAAACGATGCTGAAGCTTCCAAGAAAACTGCAACTAAAAATGTGACCAAGAAGAAGGTTGAGTCAAGTGAGAATTCAGAATCAGATGATGAAAGCAGCAGCACTGAAGATGAG GCTCCTAAAAAAGCTGTTTCTTTGAAGAGAACCACTACAGAAGCAAGCCAG GCAAAGAAAAATGCTAGCTCTGAAGATGATAGTTCAGATGAGGAAAGTGATGATGAGGAGCCTCAAAAGAAGAAGATCAAAGCTCCAGTATGTTTAAGTGATTGtgt GGATACTGATGTAAAAATGGCTGATGCTGCATCTGCAAAGGCGAATTCAGGGAAAGGAGGTTCGCAAATTGAAAAAACT CCCAAGACACCAATCACTCCGAAAGAGCAATCAAGAGGATCTAAAACCCTGTTTGTTGGGAATCTGTCTTACTCTATTGAGCAAGCTGATGT TGAGAATTTTTTCAAAGATGCTGGGGAAATTGTTGAGGTTCGCTTTGCCATGTTCCCCGACAATTCATTCAGGGGCTTTGGTCATGTTGAGTTTGCTACAGCAGCAGAAGCTGAGAAG GCCCTCCGCGAGATGAATGGGAAGGAGTTGCTGGGTCGTCCTGTGAAACTTGACCTTGCAAGGGAAAGGGGGTCCTTCACTCCGCATAGTGG TGAAAAGGATACGAATTCCTTCCAGAAGGGTGGTAGAGCTCAAGGACAAACAGTTTTTGTTCGTGGATTCGATAAAAACGGTGAAGAAGACCAG ATTAGGAGCtctttggaagatcattttggTACCTGTGGTGAAATTTCTAGAGTGTCTCTTCCTAAAGACCAAGAGGGTGGTTTTAAGGG GATGGCTTATATCGATTTTACTGAGAGTGATGGCTTCAACAAAGCTTTAGAATTGAATGGTTCTGATATTGGAGAGTACACTTTGACTGTGGAGGAGGCGAAGCCTAGAAATGACACCTCTGGTGGGCCCAGGCGTGGTGGGAGAAGTGGCGGCGGGCACAGCTCCGGTGATAGGTTCGGTGGCCGCTCTGGAGACCGCTTTGGCGATAGCGGTCGTGGTGGCCGGTTCGGAAACCGTGGTCGCTCTGGAGGTCGCTTTGGCGATGGTAATCGTGGTGGCAGATTTAGCGGAGGACGTGCAACTCCCAACAAGCCGAGCATGGCTGCGGCTGGAACTG GCAAGAAAACCACCTTCAAAGACGATGAGTAG